The following are encoded together in the Macadamia integrifolia cultivar HAES 741 chromosome 10, SCU_Mint_v3, whole genome shotgun sequence genome:
- the LOC122090822 gene encoding vesicle-associated membrane protein 724-like — MGKAQELFIYSFVARGTMILAEYTEFTGNFPAIASQCLQRLPSSNNKFTYNCDHHTFNFLVEDGYAYCVVAKESAGKQVSIAFLERMKADFKKRYGGGKADTAIAKSLNKEFGPVMKEHMQYIIDHAEEIEKLLKVKAQVSEVKSIMLENIDKALDRGEKLDILADKAEDLRSQAQDFKKQGTKIQRKMWYQNMKIKLVVLGILLLLVLVIWVSVCNGFNCTN, encoded by the exons atgggtaaGGCTCAGGAGTTGTTCATTTACAGCTTCGTGGCTAGAGGTACCATGATTCTGGCGGAGTACACGGAGTTCACCGGCAATTTCCCTGCAATTGCATCTCAGTGTCTTCAGCGCCTCCCTTCCTCCAACAACAAATTCACTTACAACTGCGATCACCACACCTTCAACTTCCTCGTTGAAGATGGCTATG CATATTGTGTAGTCGCCAAAGAATCTGCAGGGAAGCAAGTCTCCATAGCCTTCTTGGAACGGATGAAAGCAGACTTTAAAAAGAGATATGGTGGAGGTAAAGCTGATACTGCCATAGCCAAAAGTCTCAACAAGGAATTCGG ACCTGTTATGAAAGAGCATATGCAATATATCATTGACCATGCTGAAGAGATTGAGAAACTTTTAAAAGTGAAGGCTCAAGTTTCAGAAGTTAAAAGCATTATGCTTGAAAATATTGACAAG GCTCTTGATAGAGGCGAGAAGCTAGATATTCTTGCTGATAAGGCAGAAGATTTGCGTTCTCAG GCCCAAGatttcaagaaacaaggaaCAAAAATCCAGCGGAAAATGTGGTATCAGAATATGAAAATCAAATTGGTTGTTCTAGGGATCCTCTTACTTCTAGTCCTGGTGATCTGGGTTTCTGTTTGCAATGGTTTTAACTGCACTAATTAA
- the LOC122092341 gene encoding alanine--tRNA ligase yields the protein MDSIKATKLTYFDDMWKLQSKASLISCIQGEDGRRALILDSTIFHPQGGGQPSDTGFITLAASDSKFIVQDTRLKDGLVFHYGYFENAGEDGDPELREGQEVCLYVDEARRNLNSRLHSAGHLLDICVQNVGWVHLRPGKANHFPDGDGNRVEIPEIAVKYSMSVFYRMESTPRIVKLGEHPGCPCGGTHVVDISEIRSLKVGQIRTKKGVTKISYTVD from the exons ATGGATTCAATAAAAGCGACGAAGCTCACTTACTTCGATGATATGTGGAAACTTCAATCAAAGGCTTCTCTTATCTCCTGCATTCAG GGTGAGGATGGTCGGCGTGCTCTGATCCTGGATTCTACCATTTTCCATCCTCAAGGTGGTGGTCAGCCATCAGACACCGGTTTCATAACCCTTGCTGCTTCCGATTCCAAGTTCATTGTCCAAGATACTCGATTGAAAGATGGATTA gTTTTCCATTATGGGTATTTTGAGAACGCCGGTGAGGATGGGGACCCTGAATTGCGTGAAGGGCAAGAGGTTTGTTTATACGTGGATGAAGCTCGACGCAATCTCAATTCCAG GTTGCATTCAGCTGGACACTTGTTGGATATCTGCGTGCAAAATGTTGGTTGGGTTCATTTACGACCAGGCAAAGCCAATCATTTCCCTGATGG AGATGGAAACAGAGTAGAGATACCTGAGATAGCAGTCAAATATTCCATGAGTGTGTTCTACCGAATG GAGAGCACTCCTCGTATTGTAAAGTTAGGGGAACATCCTGGATGTCCTTGTGGAGGGACCCATGTTGTGGATATTTCAGAGATCAGGAGCTTGAAG GTTGGCCAGATTCGAACGAAGAAGGGAGTGACGAAAATATCTTATACTGTTGATTAA
- the LOC122090689 gene encoding heavy metal-associated isoprenylated plant protein 35-like, which yields MATKPTEEAFEPLKYQTWVLKVSIHCEGCKRKVKKVLQGIEGVYTTTIDSPQQKVIVTGNVDAETLIRKLLKTGKHAELWPEKAEKKKKKGKGKNDEKQSAEGENKSPENVDSKTASSDTEKSEDVTAGKSSEANTKNNGGAQCKEAAKGEGKKVENSPAGNHSQVVDPEGESSESDDGGAASATEKSGGGNGGKKKKKKKKKAKKVNFANNEGGGETSGATAANTGSVAASGPVHSGPTPTPTPVSINVSPPRQQPYSYTTYVASPAYAVNYHTAYPNSSYGASSYYANPPPYSYAYTSAESYTSAESYSMPRQSSDSDSFEMFSDENPNGCVVM from the exons ATGGCGACAAAACCAACTGAAGAAGCTTTCGAACCCCTGAAATACCAG ACATGGGTTTTGAAAGTATCCATCCACTGCGAAGGCTGCAAGAGAAAGGTCAAGAAGGTGCTTCAGGGAATCGAAG GGGTTTACACAACAACGATCGATTCGCCGCAACAAAAAGTTATAGTGACCGGAAACGTCGATGCTGAGACCCTGATCAGAAAGCTTCTGAAAACAGGGAAGCACGCGGAGCTCTGGCCTGAGAAagctgagaagaagaagaaaaaaggaaaggggaAGAATGACGAGAAACAAAGTGCCGAGGGTGAGAACAAATCCCCAGAGAACGTTGATTCCAAAACTGCCTCCTCCGATACTGAGAAAAGTGAAGACGTAACCGCCGGCAAAAGTAGCGAAGCAAACACCAAAAACAACGGCGGCGCTCAGTGCAAAGAAGCGGCGAAAGGTGAAGGAAAGAAGGTAGAGAATTCTCCCGCCGGCAATCACTCCCAAGTTGTGGATCCAGAAGGAGAAAGCAGTGAAAGCGACGACGGAGGAGCTGCTTCTGCAACTGAGAAAAGCGGCGGTGGCAATGGaggtaaaaagaagaagaagaagaagaagaaggcgaaAAAGGTCAATTTCGCCAACAACGAAGGCGGAGGTGAAACTTCCGGCGCTACAGCTGCAAACACTGGATCAGTCGCTGCATCTGGTCCGGTCCATTCGGGTCCAACCCCAACTCCAACTCCGGTGTCCATCAATGTCAGCCCTCCACGTCAGCAACCATACTCCTATACTACCTACGTGGCTTCCCCTGCATACGCCGTGAATTACCATACGGCGTATCCTAACTCCAGCTACGGTGCATCCTCCTACTACGCTAACCCACCGCCGTATTCATATGCGTACACGTCTGCGGAATCGTACACATCGGCGGAATCTTACTCAATGCCACGGCAGTCGTCGGATTCGGATTCTTTCGAGATGTTCAGCGATGAGAACCCGAATGGTTGCGTGGTTATGTGA
- the LOC122091018 gene encoding CAP-Gly domain-containing linker protein 1 translates to MADSDSSPSSSPSPTAAAPLSSKKENMEPIGSKIAELSESRSELLTRIQGLKQDLQNWRSKLDTQVKIYRDDLSELKKSLNVEVEQLRSEFKELKTTLQQQHEDVTSSLKNLGLQDLSEAAKGEAQDTQIEGNTEVLAPTPTLNLGENGKEISH, encoded by the exons atggctgattctgattcttcgccatcttcttctccctcgcCCACTGCCGCTGCTCCTCTGTCGTCG aaAAAGGAGAACATGGAACCTATTGGCTCAAAGATTGCT GAATTGAGTGAATCGCGATCGGAGCTACTTACTAGAATCCAAGGCCTGAAGCAG GACTTACAGAATTGGAGGTCTAAGTTAGACACTCAAGTTAAGATCTACCGCGAT GACCTTTCAGAGCTCAAGAAATCTCTCAATGTGGAAGTGGAGCAGCTTAGATCG GAATTTAAAGAACTGAAGACCACTCTTCAACAACAACATGAGGACGTGACATCCAGTTTAAAGAATTTGGGG TTGCAGGATTTGTCAGAAGCTGCCAAGGGGGAGGCCCAAGATACACAAATAGAAGGGAACACTGAAGTTCTTGCTCCAACTCCAACCCTAAACCTAGGGGAGAACGGCAAGGAAATTTCACATTAA
- the LOC122091271 gene encoding probable xyloglucan endotransglucosylase/hydrolase protein, translated as MRMRELLVGLLICGLCEVILAAAPRKPVDVPFQKNYVPSWATDHIKYINGGSQVHLVLDKYSGTGFQSRGSYLFGHFSMRIKMVGGDSAGVVTAFYLSSQTTEHDEIDFEFLGNRTGQPYILQTNVFTGGKGDREQRIYLWFDPSKHYHTYSLLWNMYQIVFFVDDVPIRIFKNSKDLGVKYPFNQSMKIYSSLWNADDWATRGGLDKTDWTKAPFVASYSSFHVDGCDASSPQSAQVCNTRGKMWWDQKAFQDLDGPQYRRLQWVRKKYTIYNYCTDRSRYPSVPPECTRDKDI; from the exons ATGAGGATGAGGGAATTGCTTGTGGGTTTGCTTATTTGTGGGCTATGTGAAGTCATCCTGGCTGCAGCACCTAGGAAGCCTGTGGATGTGCCATTTCAGAAGAATTATGTGCCCAGTTGGGCCACTGATCATATCAAGTACATCAATGGTGGTTCCCAAGTCCACCTTGTCCTTGACAAATACTCTG GAACTGGATTTCAGTCTAGAGGATCTTACTTGTTTGGGCACTTCAGCATGAGAATAAAGATGGTTGGAGGTGACTCTGCTGGGGTTGTCACTGCTTTCTAT CTTTCATCACAGACTACAGAGCATGATGAGATAGATTTTGAGTTCTTGGGTAACAGAACTGGTCAGCCCTACATTCTGCAGACCAATGTCTTCACAGGAGGGAAAGGAGATAGAGAGCAAAGGATCTACCTCTGGTTTGATCCCAGCAAGCATTATCATACCTACTCCCTTCTATGGAACATGTATCAGATTGT CTTCTTCGTAGATGATGTGCCTATAAGAATATTCAAGAACAGCAAAGATCTTGGAGTGAAGTACCCCTTCAATCAATCCATGAAGATATACTCAAGCCTATGGAATGCAGATGATTGGGCTACTAGAGGAGGATTGGATAAGACTGATTGGACAAAAGCACCCTTTGTAGCATCATACAGTTCCTTCCATGTGGATGGTTGTGATGCTTCATCCCCTCAATCTGCACAAGTGTGCAACACTCGTGGGAAAATGTGGTGGGACCAAAAAGCCTTCCAGGACTTGGATGGCCCTCAGTATAGGAGACTTCAATGGGTCCGAAAGAAATACACCATTTATAACTATTGCACCGATAGATCAAGGTACCCTAGCGTCCCTCCGGAGTGTACCAGGGATAAGGATATATAG